One genomic window of Paramormyrops kingsleyae isolate MSU_618 chromosome 20, PKINGS_0.4, whole genome shotgun sequence includes the following:
- the mki67 gene encoding proliferation marker protein Ki-67 isoform X3 → MPLHGKIVVIKRSGGDGTEFPLTAACLFGRKPECDIRIQLPQVSKEHCRIELNENKEVILTNLSSVNPTHINGKPMQQSERLKHGDLITIIDRSFRFECPPEPTPKKIIPPAKRKSETLQVLQEHQVREADALVSGEKGKYPQTPEQTCLKDGTNTVLASVGDSDEAVGKQTFTSLDQSKSTAKEALSPFSELYEITKQSLSEKLPRKSEQPKTPCSRRDSKMEVVPQNKSSDEPDSAPGADVTPKSGRRSMKTTPGRDELASPTQKLQDAIEQVVTPVQVTPKVRRSLKSPAKQLNAGVSEDQLTPVSQKKNHIGTPQKITAAEVAHVLSQDTSVLEDCTISKSVTPKTRRNKEAHSPAGEGGPCSPGRPFVCTPNQAEENGESGEVKEESPRAKGVSSKRTSPRTTAGKRQALSELETAAPSCGENEGGQSGQNKKRKSGDLGGLPVPLMKRKRVSFGGQLSPELFDKRLPPNSPLRRGATPGRRSLSVLKKHPVLRRASIIGLIQELPSEKSSSENPKASSPRRRVSSKAGSTSRTPSPKKTPAAKSQTPSPGKIKSPKVKPGTPSKEKEPKKSPGRKSSPKTVHQSPRRRRSSSKENPLMSKGLKSPASQPQTPVSVLGKTGTPHRRKSSSAGSKSSPKTTSREGESLSAEMPINDSLASQTPIVRGRFSISRIETPSPVTDQDTAASDGSVSVTPSVLLRRVSLKSAKATPKSARRRSALELIRLRRSGASQANLKVVSSWADIVKFGTTKAQTEITAKKRISRGKAVRTVKQKPKPPKTPIQKLKGHFSTGHAESPATIVVGKAHAKAALPTGHAPKFVRNTALTKESMNMNEDLTGIAEIFSTPVNTRRKRANSGKPHSPETPQDVPLGEASVINTPEETGEMVVSPLSVANTLKQGCYSSEAVVRLLTDDQECSFTCSDSVQQKATSDVISSEHAEQQDLVLERMVGSPRQKPEPEMPLTGVKRRMKTPKQKAMQKEDLTGIKRLLKTPKLPKVSEEVSLIGVKELLKTPKVKGQPIDMVGVQRMLTPKVKAVPQVFTTGVKRLMRTPKRKNEPVDDMVGLKRLMRTPKQKNIPVENSFGVKQLLQTPKQKDEPVEDMVGLKRLMRTPRQKNEPVEDMVGLKRLMRTPKQKNEPVEDMVGLKRMMRTPKQKGKPVENKFGIAKLMKSPRLRGTIAVEDYTGLQELMQEPEEVPVARITSKCDISEHVCANPCTSTNGEIFTSAEAKVAFEEPLELPESQSNTSKKAVRGRKKTDVPAEDESADSKRDRAVRAAEPNISEVKSKRGRQTRRGLPSTLGEEVLTPAVATPVKTTRGRRAKLVPGAAEDKTDENLSRGKAGKPIESNETMHAEKEITEQGAQVEPSAEARQGRKAAVVPKNALTPVRKAGRGRTAKRMADTKATVEMQSVETELQSPTKVVDGHGQELASSPQVTKPRRGKKTRSDENNTASESLREDVSKKETNLVTVAEEPASPIVKPHRGRKPKTLVKEVEQPSPAVLPARRMCRGGPSEAAAVTGSPSVHSSKPGRGKKVLDTQEEKLVQPDASSTKVGIKSIRNTRGSRKNNPIADAGTASVCVAAPVPSKVESMVPPNESPGLDNLVIENKKNTTRRGKAAPQDSEANKADKKSAVEQTVAIKAAVKRVVSKKTAKWDLEIPDSQDVTELPGSKKRSGVAGREIVDMSAEKTTEPSTKPRRGRGAKKPSSECSEPVVSEQRSATQSESTAPPLKSSKVNEPAAKNVTAAKRGTKRTIARDESVEHLEEASTTSPSRLSTTKRVRGKAARLEENKPAANQARGQRGPLKKAVKTTEKLEGSQKVETPKPVGRSRKRVVQHMEPEPVSHDKQPGRGNARITEPSDGGKVKSAARGRRKSPTKPEAPSVTEARPVRSTRRK, encoded by the exons ATGCCTCTTCACGGGAAGATAGTGGTGATCAAAAGAAGCGGGGGAGATGGCACGGAGTTCCCTCTCACGGCCGCATGCTTGTTCGGGAG GAAACCTGAGTGTGACATCAGGATCCAGCTGCCCCAGGTGTCCAAGGAGCACTGCCGCATTGagttaaatgaaaataaagag gtGATTTTAACAAATCTCAGCTCTGTTAATCCAACTCATATAAATGGAAAGCCTATGCAGCAGTCTGAACGTTTGAAACATGGAGACTTAATCACGATTATCGACCGTTCCTTCAG GTTTGAATGTCCTCCAGAGCCAACGCCAAAGAAAATCATACCGCCTGCTAAACGAAAAAGTGAAACTCTGCAG GTTCTACAGGAACATCAAGTGAGAGAGGCTGATGCTTTGGTGTCAGGAGAAAAGGGAAAATATCCACAAACTCCAG AACAAACTTGTTTGAAAGATGGAACAAATACGGTGTTGGCCAGTGTGGGTGACAGTGATGAGGCTGTGGGAAAACAGACCTTTACCAGCCTGGACCAAAGCAAATCAACAGCAAAAGAGGCTCTTTCACCCTTCAGTGAACTTTATGAAATAACAAAGCAAAGTCTCTCTGAGAAGTTGCCACGGAAATCTGAACAACCCAAGACCCCTTGTTCAAGACGTGACTCCAAAATGGAAGTGGTTCCTCAGAATAAGTCATCGGATGAACCTGACAGTGCCCCTGGTGCTGACGTAACCCCAAAGTCTGGGCGAAGGAGCATGAAGACAACACCAGGGAGAGATGAGCTGGCAAGTCCCACTCAGAAGTTGCAAGATGCCATTGAACAAGTTGTGACTCCAGTTCAGGTAACACCAAAAGTCAGACGTTCGTTGAAGTCTCCTGCAAAGCAGCTGAACGCTGGTGTCTCTGAGGATCAGCTGACCCCTGTCTCTCAGAAGAAAAATCATATCGGCACACCTCAAAAAATCACTGCTGCAGAAGTAGCTCATGTCCTTTCTCAGGATACTTCTGTGCTGGAAGACTGTACCATCAGTAAGTCTGTGACACCTAAAACAAGGCGAAACAAGGAAGCTCATTCTCCAGCAGGAGAAGGTGGGCCTTGCTCACCAGGTCGTCCTTTTGTCTGTACCCCAAATCAAGCCGAGGAAAATGGGGAGTCAGGTGAGGTTAAAGAGGAGTCCCCAAGAGCCAAAGGAGTTTCCAGTAAGAGGACGTCGCCCAGGACAACAGCAGGAAAACGTCAAGCTTTGAGTGAACTTGAAACAGCAGCACCATCTTGTGGGGAAAATGAAG GTGGTCAGTCAGGCCAGAATAAGAAACGCAAAAGTGGGGACCTTGGTGGTTTGCCTGTGCCTTTGATGAAAAGGAAGAGAGTGTCATTTGGTGGGCAGTTGAGTCCTGAGCTGTTCGACAAGCGGCTTCCTCCAAACTCCCCCCTGCGCAGAGGGGCCACACCGGGCAGACGCAGCCTGTCTGTATTGAAAAAACACCCTGTCTTAAGAAGAGCTTCCATTATTGGCTTGATCCAG GAGCTGCCTTCTGAAAAGTCAAGTTCAGAAAATCCAAAGGCTTCAAGCCCAAGGAGGAGAGTTTCTTCCAAAGCTGGGTCTACAAGTAGGACCCCTTCTCCTAAGAAAACACCTGCTGCGAAGAGTCAAACCCCTTCTCCGGGAAAGATAAAATCCCCCAAGGTGAAACCTGGTACACCATCCAAGGAAAAGGAGCCCAAGAAATCTCCAGGCCGGAAGTCTTCTCCTAAAACTGTCCATCAGTCTCCAAGAAGACGCAGGTCGTCCTCGAAAGAGAACCCTCTGATGTCAAAAGGCTTGAAGTCCCCCGCCTCTCAGCCCCAGACTCCTGTTTCAGTCTTGGGAAAGACTGGTACTCCACATAGGAGAAAATCATCTTCTGCTGGTTCAAAATCTTCACCCAAAACCACCTCTCGTGAAGGAGAATCTCTGTCTGCCGAAATGCCCATAAATGATTCCCTGGCAAGCCAAACGCCCATTGTACGAGGCAGGTTTTCAATATCACGAATTGAAACTCCTTCACCTGTAACTGATCAGGATACAGCTGCTTCAGACGGTTCTGTTTCTGTAACTCCATCTGTTCTGCTGAGGAGAGTGAGCCTCAAGTCTGCAAAGGCAACCCCCAAAAGTGCGAGGAGGAGGAGTGCCCTTGAATTAATTCGTTTAAGGCGAAGTGGAGCTTCTCAGGCCAATTTGAAAG TAGTGAGTTCCTGGGCTGATATTGTTAAATTTGGCACCACCAAAGCCCAGACTGAAATCACAGCCAAGAAACGAATCTCAAGAGGAAAAGCTGTCAGAACTGtgaaacaaaaaccaaag CCTCCTAAGACTCCTATTCAGAAACTCAAAGGACATTTCAGTACGGGCCATGCTGAATCACCAGCTACAATTGTTGTTGGGAAAGCTCATGCCAAGGCCGCATTGCCTACAGGTCATGCACCAAAGTTTGTCCGCAACACTGCATTAACGAAGGAAAGCATGAATATGAATGAAGATttaacag GCATTGCAGAGATATTCAGTACCCCTGTGAATACAAGACGGAAGAGGGCCAATAGTGGCAAACCCCATAGTCCAGAAACTCCACAGGATGTCCCTTTGGGTGAAGCCTCTGTAATAAACACCCCTGAGGAAACAG GAGAAATGGTAGTCTCACCATTAAGTGTTGCCAACACTCTAAAGCAAGGATGTTACAGCAGTGAAGCTGTTGTAAGGCTTCTCACAGATGATCAGGAGTGCAGCTTTACATGCAGTGATTCTGTACAACAGAAGGCAACTTCAGATGTGATTTCTTCTGAACATGCTGAACAGCAGGATCTTGTCCTGGAGAGGATGGTGGGAAGCCCAAGACAAAAGCCTGAACCAGAGATGCCTCTAACGGGAGTTAAGAGACGTATGAAGACCCCAAAACAAAAGGCCATGCAGAAGGAAGATCTTACAGGCATTAAAAGACTACTGAAAACACCCAAGCTACCAAAAGTATCTGAAGAAGTGAGTTTAATTGGTGTAAAGGAGCTGCTGAAAACCCCTAAGGTCAAGGGTCAACCGATAGACATGGTTGGAGTTCAGAGAATGTTAACTCCCAAGGTGAAAGCTGTGCCACAAGTTTTTACAACTGGTGTCAAGCGACTGATGCGAACTCCAAAGCGGAAGAACGAGCCTGTCGACGACATGGTCGGATTGAAACGGTTGATGAGGACTCCGAAGCAGAAGAATATACCAGTTGAGAATTCATTTGGGGTAAAGCAGCTGTTGCAGACCCCCAAACAAAAGGATGAACCTGTCGAAGACATGGTTGGATTGAAGCGACTGATGAGAACTCCCAGGCAGAAGAATGAACCTGTCGAAGACATGGTTGGATTGAAGCGACTGATGAGAACTCCCAAGCAGAAGAATGAACCTGTCGAAGACATGGTTGGATTGAAGAGAATGATGAGGACTCCCAAACAAAAAGGGAAGCCAGTTGAAAACAAATTTGGAATTGCCAAACTCATGAAGTCACCCAGGCTAAGAGGAACCATTGCAGTCGAAGATTATACTGGATTACAGGAGCTTATGCAAGAACCAGAAGAAGTACCAGTTGCCAGGATCACTAGCAAATGTGATATCTCTGAACAT GTTTGTGCCAATCCATGCACTTCAACGAATGGGGAAATATTTACTTCTGCGG AAGCAAAGGTGGCGTTTGAGGAACCTTTGGAATTGCCTGAAAGCCAAAGCAACACATCTAAAAAAGCTGTTAGAGGACGTAAAAAAACTGACGTTCCAGCTGAAGATGAATCTGCCGACTCTAAACGTGATCGGGCAGTAAGAGCTGCTGAGCCTAATATTTCTGAGGTCAAGTCAAAAAGAGGCAGGCAGACCCGGCGAGGCCTGCCATCAACTCTGGGGGAAGAGGTTCTTACACCTGCTGTTGCAACTCCCGTTAAAACCACCCGAGGAAGAAGAGCAAAACTTGTGCCAGGAGCTGCAGAGGACAAGACGGATGAAAATCTGAGTAGAGGCAAAGCTGGGAAGCCAATAGAGAGCAATGAAACGATGCATGCAGAGAAGGAAATTACAGAGCAGGGAGCTCAAGTTGAGCCTTCTGCTGAAGCCAGACAGGGCCGTAAGGCTGCAGTGGTTCCTAAAAACGCTCTTACGCCCGTCAGAAAAGCTGGTAGGGGGAGAACAGCAAAGCGGATGGCTGATACGAAGGCCACTGTTGAGATGCAAAGCGTTGAAACGGAGCTCCAAAGCCCCACCAAGGTGGTGGATGGTCATGGCCAAGAGCTTGCGTCTTCACCCCAAGTGACTAAACCGAGAAGAGGAAAGAAGACTAGATCTGATGAAAATAATACTGCCTCAGAAAGTTTGAGAGAGGATGTATCAAAAAAAGAAACCAATTTGGTTACTGTAGCTGAAGAGCCAGCCAGTCCTATCGTGAAGCCTCACCGTGGGAGGAAGCCAAAGACCCTTGTGAAGGAGGTAGAGCAGCCATCACCTGCTGTGTTGCCAGCTAGAAGAATGTGCCGGGGTGGGCCCTCTGAGGCCGCTGCAGTGACTGGTTCTCCTTCTGTCCACTCATCGAAACCTGGTCGTGGAAAGAAAGTGCTGGATACTCAGGAAGAGAAGCTGGTTCAACCCGATGCATCCTCCACTAAAGTTGGAATAAAGTCCATCAGGAACACCAGAGGGTCACGTAAAAATAATCCGATTGCAGACGCTGGaactgccagtgtttgtgttgcCGCTCCTGTACCTTCCAAGGTGGAATCCATGGTTCCGCCAAATGAATCCCCAGGGCTGGATAACCTTGTCattgaaaataaaaagaacaCAACCAGAAGAGGAAAAGCTGCCCCTCAAGATTCTGAAGCCAACAAAGCTGATAAAAAATCAGCAGTGGAACAAACGGTTGCCATCAAAGCAGCGGTGAAAAGGGTTGTTTCAAAGAAAACAGCAAAGTGGGATTTGGAGATACCTGACAGCCAAGATGTAACAGAGTTACCAGGCTCTAAGAAAAGGTCCGGTGTAGCGGGCAGAGAAATTGTGGACATGTCAGCTGAAAAAACCACTGAACCGTCAACAAAGCCCCGTCGAGGAAGAGGGGCGAAAAAGCCAAGCTCTGAGTGTTCAGAGCCTGTTGTATCTGAGCAGCGCAGTGCTACGCAGTCAGAGTCAACTGCACCTCCATTGAAAAGCTCAAAAGTTAATGAGCCTGCTGCTAAGAATGTTACTGCAGCGAAAAGAGGCACAAAGCGGACGATTGCACGCGACGAGTCAGTTGAGCATTTGGAAGAGGCCTCCACGACATCTCCAAGTAGACTTTCGACCACGAAAAGGGTGAGAGGCAAGGCTGCTCGCCTAGAAGAGAACAAGCCTGCGGCCAATCAAGCTCGGGGACAAAGAGGCCCTCTGAAGAAGGCAGTGAAAACTACAGAAAAGCTGGAAGGATCTCAAAAGGTAGAAACCCCAAAGCCTGTTGGAAGGAGCAGGAAAAGGGTGGTGCAGCACATGGAACCAGAACCTGTATCCCATGACAAACAGCCAGGCAGAGGAAATGCCAGGATAACAGAACCAAGTG ATGGTGGCAAAGTGAAAAGTGCGGCCCGTGGAAGAAGAAAGTCTCCAACCAAGCCTGAGGCCCCGAGTGTCACAGAAGCCAGACCAGTGAGAAGCACAAGGCGAAAGTGA